From the genome of Methanobrevibacter smithii ATCC 35061, one region includes:
- a CDS encoding winged helix-turn-helix domain-containing protein encodes MSQKDDELLKLTSYVEISKYREKTLKSIGNNVKIPTNIAKDSGIRTNHISKVLSELKSKEIVECINEEARKGRLYRLTDTGKEVLESINEKEEEN; translated from the coding sequence ATGTCACAAAAAGATGACGAACTTTTGAAATTAACTTCATATGTTGAAATTTCAAAGTACAGAGAAAAAACCTTAAAATCTATTGGAAATAATGTTAAAATACCAACAAATATTGCAAAAGACAGTGGTATTAGAACAAACCATATTTCTAAAGTTTTAAGTGAACTTAAGAGTAAAGAAATTGTAGAATGTATAAATGAAGAAGCTAGAAAAGGAAGATTGTACAGATTAACTGATACAGGTAAAGAAGTATTGGAATCTATAAATGAAAAAGAGGAAGAAAACTGA
- a CDS encoding ISNCY-like element ISM1 family transposase produces MTKQNKSALNSNIDFIQLKLYDFFDEKIDQEKIISKRLNKTPNFENTNHKLFLDENNTFKYDNPICPVCGSHKIIKKGTIKKNKQNTNGKTTEFKEQQYQCKKCGKKFGIYNNPLIGENKQFLQEIMDKIPGIMKIGYQSLRKISKYFEIFLGIRISHQTIKNWSDKNHEESISNEKFEYSGYYLYDEQFLRLNGTRHYRLTLFDAILNIPVTERIVRRRIPKNTKKFILESTENKPFICLTTDLFPMYRNVADEIEVKHQLCIFHLFQTINHKLKVYCRRNKINGKQRDHIYENAQELKNCFRQNSKKEAIEQFKQYLQKYTAIPVVLKDFIRKHIINHFHRYVEYLDDENIEKTSNKVENYYRQTNPEKIKKIYKTKNGILTFLDYQMQNWTEKHIKIK; encoded by the coding sequence ATGACCAAACAAAACAAATCTGCCCTCAATAGTAATATAGACTTCATACAACTTAAACTTTATGATTTTTTTGATGAAAAAATTGATCAAGAAAAAATTATTTCAAAAAGATTGAATAAAACACCTAATTTTGAAAATACTAATCATAAACTATTTTTAGATGAAAATAATACTTTTAAATATGATAATCCCATTTGTCCAGTTTGTGGAAGCCACAAAATAATCAAAAAAGGCACAATAAAGAAAAACAAACAAAATACTAATGGAAAAACAACAGAATTCAAAGAACAGCAATATCAATGCAAAAAATGTGGAAAAAAATTCGGAATATACAATAATCCATTAATTGGTGAAAATAAACAATTTTTACAAGAAATAATGGATAAAATTCCAGGAATAATGAAAATAGGGTACCAATCACTTCGTAAAATAAGTAAATACTTTGAAATATTCCTTGGAATCAGAATATCTCATCAAACAATCAAGAACTGGTCTGACAAAAATCACGAAGAAAGCATCAGCAATGAAAAATTTGAATATTCTGGCTATTATTTATATGATGAGCAATTTTTAAGACTTAATGGAACTAGACACTACAGATTAACTTTATTTGATGCAATACTCAATATTCCAGTCACAGAACGAATAGTACGTCGCAGAATACCAAAAAACACGAAAAAATTTATCTTAGAATCAACAGAAAATAAACCATTCATTTGCCTAACAACCGATTTATTCCCAATGTATCGTAATGTAGCAGATGAAATAGAAGTAAAACATCAATTGTGCATATTTCATCTGTTTCAAACAATAAACCATAAATTAAAAGTATATTGTAGAAGAAACAAGATTAATGGAAAACAAAGAGACCATATTTACGAAAATGCACAAGAATTAAAAAACTGTTTCAGACAAAACTCAAAAAAAGAAGCAATAGAACAATTTAAACAATATTTACAAAAATATACGGCCATACCAGTTGTTTTAAAAGATTTCATAAGAAAACATATCATAAATCACTTCCACAGATACGTAGAATATCTTGATGATGAAAATATAGAAAAAACATCAAATAAAGTCGAAAATTACTACAGACAAACCAATCCTGAAAAAATAAAGAAAATATACAAAACCAAAAATGGAATCCTGACATTTTTAGACTATCAAATGCAAAATTGGACTGAAAAACACATTAAAATCAAATAA
- a CDS encoding zinc ribbon domain-containing protein translates to MKECDVCGTPNLRANNYCTHCGNRIAMDNICPFCGELNSDDSSYCSNCNKQIRPVSIDSFEKLFTDYNKLLLAKAEISDEDYSKLLSNIFRKLKFSKIAGHTPKEKILSIAGVFAECRPKARGEEFGFEFGHVLYYDDRLDDSVQIATIIHELTHFLLFDIIESLLCDVFQVKQSSTLEGFVWYCLSNDLALMNEYCAHTVEGRFIPHGYQRYASFESLLEETTFDDEKIGVLMVLGNTFAGEIIGQLEDYIDHDLREAIKLQYKKDLKNPDYNSIGYESMDSVKTDVKNQIIFNYLFDSFDEASDVNNRENLEFLKEGIKNRV, encoded by the coding sequence ATGAAAGAATGTGATGTATGTGGAACTCCTAATCTTAGAGCAAATAATTACTGCACTCACTGCGGAAATAGAATAGCTATGGATAATATCTGTCCATTTTGCGGGGAATTAAATTCAGATGACAGTAGCTATTGCAGCAATTGCAATAAACAAATTCGTCCTGTCTCTATTGATAGCTTTGAAAAGCTGTTTACTGATTATAATAAATTATTGCTGGCCAAAGCTGAAATTTCTGATGAAGATTATAGTAAATTATTGTCAAATATTTTTAGGAAATTAAAATTTTCAAAAATTGCAGGTCATACTCCTAAAGAAAAAATATTAAGTATAGCAGGAGTATTTGCTGAATGCAGGCCAAAGGCCAGAGGTGAAGAATTCGGATTTGAATTTGGGCATGTTTTGTATTATGATGACCGTTTGGATGATTCAGTTCAGATAGCTACTATTATTCATGAATTGACTCATTTTTTATTGTTTGACATAATTGAAAGTTTGCTTTGTGATGTGTTTCAAGTAAAGCAGTCTTCTACATTAGAAGGTTTTGTCTGGTATTGTTTGTCTAATGATTTGGCTTTAATGAATGAATATTGTGCTCATACTGTTGAAGGAAGGTTTATTCCTCATGGATATCAGCGTTATGCTTCTTTTGAAAGTTTGCTTGAAGAAACAACTTTTGATGATGAAAAAATTGGGGTTTTGATGGTGCTGGGCAATACTTTTGCCGGAGAGATAATTGGTCAGCTGGAAGATTATATTGATCATGATTTAAGGGAAGCTATTAAACTGCAATATAAAAAAGATTTAAAAAATCCGGATTATAATTCTATAGGTTACGAGTCTATGGACTCTGTGAAAACGGATGTTAAAAATCAGATTATATTTAATTATTTATTTGATAGCTTTGATGAAGCTTCAGATGTTAATAATCGTGAAAATTTGGAATTTTTAAAAGAAGGTATTAAAAACAGGGTTTAA
- a CDS encoding double zinc ribbon domain-containing protein, whose protein sequence is MMHMVLQNYCGNCGKRLSLNEEYCKGCGARTAFVDAGDDYMFTLPIYDIGFFDLDIDFSPYIESTRKDLKYEVCSCGYLNLKENDYCYHCGVKRTHSKLRRIFKSQPKPTFSFTTVSCECGHVNSKENLFCEMCGKKLVEDEETPLKDLYSNFEFECDYPIFCFCGQENDEFSQFCSNCGFPLDNFEKTDGNIQKLCFCSTLNDVTADFCVDCGIDLKNENKALICVCGTKNPISAKFCSSCDRQLNPKRFVKSKLVCSCGKIVDYDVEFCPNCGKNIKKAMNRKIKLSNAGRSIRNVFR, encoded by the coding sequence ATGATGCATATGGTTTTACAAAACTACTGTGGCAATTGCGGCAAAAGATTATCACTTAATGAAGAGTACTGTAAAGGCTGTGGAGCTAGAACAGCTTTTGTAGATGCTGGTGATGATTATATGTTTACGCTTCCAATTTACGACATCGGATTTTTTGATTTGGATATAGACTTTTCACCTTATATTGAAAGCACCAGAAAAGATTTGAAATATGAAGTCTGTTCCTGCGGATATCTGAATTTAAAAGAAAATGACTACTGTTATCATTGCGGTGTTAAAAGAACACACAGTAAATTAAGAAGAATTTTCAAATCCCAACCAAAACCTACATTTTCATTTACAACCGTTAGCTGTGAATGCGGGCATGTTAATTCTAAAGAAAACTTGTTTTGTGAAATGTGTGGAAAGAAATTAGTTGAAGATGAAGAGACTCCATTAAAAGATCTTTACAGTAATTTTGAGTTTGAATGTGATTATCCTATTTTTTGTTTTTGCGGACAGGAAAATGATGAATTCAGTCAGTTTTGCAGTAATTGCGGATTTCCGTTAGATAATTTTGAAAAAACTGATGGAAATATTCAAAAATTATGTTTTTGTTCTACATTAAATGATGTTACTGCTGATTTCTGTGTTGACTGTGGAATTGATTTAAAAAATGAAAATAAAGCTTTAATTTGTGTTTGCGGAACTAAAAATCCCATATCTGCAAAATTTTGCAGCAGCTGTGACAGACAATTGAATCCAAAACGTTTTGTTAAATCCAAATTGGTTTGTAGTTGTGGAAAAATTGTAGATTATGATGTTGAATTTTGCCCTAATTGTGGTAAAAACATTAAAAAAGCCATGAATCGTAAAATTAAATTGTCAAATGCCGGAAGATCTATAAGAAATGTTTTCAGATAA
- a CDS encoding zinc ribbon domain-containing protein translates to MKYCPKCGFENANYAKFCVKCGNSFVDMDINTIKKHNSIMNSMHSKETSEISQKKKVNNTFNESHFKDNGHTKPTFKFKLFHIFDERKNKYRISKLRVILAMEAAFFFAVSVYISLFVDSEFFSSEFAVNPVVAILLLICASIVIAGIFVIPTGIIGWILRRIYLYLTK, encoded by the coding sequence ATGAAATATTGTCCTAAATGCGGTTTTGAAAATGCTAATTATGCCAAATTTTGTGTAAAATGTGGCAATTCTTTTGTTGACATGGACATTAATACAATTAAAAAACATAATTCAATTATGAATTCCATGCATTCAAAAGAAACAAGTGAAATTTCACAAAAGAAAAAGGTTAATAATACATTTAATGAATCACATTTTAAAGATAATGGGCATACTAAACCAACTTTTAAATTCAAATTGTTTCATATATTTGATGAGAGAAAAAATAAATACAGGATTAGCAAATTAAGAGTAATTTTAGCAATGGAAGCTGCTTTCTTTTTTGCAGTTTCTGTTTATATTTCCTTATTTGTAGATTCTGAATTTTTTTCAAGTGAATTTGCGGTTAATCCTGTTGTTGCGATTTTGCTGTTGATTTGTGCAAGTATAGTTATAGCAGGAATATTCGTAATTCCTACAGGGATTATAGGATGGATTTTAAGAAGAATTTATCTTTACTTGACTAAATGA
- a CDS encoding DHH family phosphoesterase, translating to MKKKCPKCRGTGSVVVDYKDCDSCGGTGYQDSFDVGNHFKGVNSNAKAKFDLGADQDIPCEVCHGKGQIEVFEECPNCHGSGQINVCNDCGKPISEKYDLCRDCHTKRKEDRMKRDKIREMENEVKDVYVLDSLCQMRDMDKDRLYKGRVTRVEKYGAFVTLNNNVWGLMRGDISNYKVGDDVIVFITAIKSRERKIDLAPAYVKNYNIVKQTKSIPRTIISDLEEKMGKLVRVDGEVLQVQQTSGPTIFTITDESNITWVAAFDEAGVRAYPDIDVGDAVEVLGEVNQHGGKPQIESQSISKLEGEKKAKLHDLIEDALNKRAEPDDVDFLVKSDVLNRLKPKMREAAQKIRRAILDGRSILLRHHNDADGICSGVAMEKAIVPLVEQVNPSNDAQYYYFKRSPSKAPFYELEDVVKDLSFALEDKERHGQKLPLIVLLDNGSTEEDIVALMQAKIYDVEVVVIDHHSPGDLITKEEKDGEIVGGTVAVDEYVDTHVNPYLVGGDSQLTAGALATEVAHIINPEIKDLIKHLPAIAALGDHAECGEVYQYLELAAEKGFTKEHLAKIAECVDFEAYFLRFMNGRGIMDTILAVDNIDKHEKMIDSLYKEYLKRVDTQLKAAIPNIEKTHFENGIYFNMIDVEKYAHKFTFPAPGKTCGFVHDSVVQALGEDKPIITLGHGPDFGVIRATDAVNERFGFSVNNIVPKLAEMIPSAGIDGGGHECAGSIKYIEGLGEEVLSEFVNEIRNMSEL from the coding sequence TTGAAAAAAAAGTGTCCAAAATGTAGAGGAACAGGTTCTGTAGTTGTAGATTATAAAGACTGTGATAGCTGTGGCGGAACTGGTTACCAAGATTCCTTTGATGTAGGAAATCATTTTAAAGGAGTTAATAGTAATGCGAAAGCTAAATTTGATTTAGGGGCAGATCAGGATATTCCATGTGAAGTTTGTCATGGAAAAGGTCAGATTGAAGTTTTTGAAGAATGTCCTAATTGTCATGGCAGCGGTCAGATTAATGTATGTAATGACTGCGGCAAACCAATCAGTGAAAAATATGATTTATGTAGAGATTGCCATACCAAAAGGAAGGAAGATAGAATGAAACGTGATAAAATACGGGAGATGGAAAACGAAGTTAAAGATGTTTATGTCTTGGATTCATTATGTCAAATGAGGGATATGGACAAGGATAGACTTTATAAAGGCAGAGTTACCCGTGTTGAAAAATATGGTGCTTTTGTAACATTAAATAATAATGTCTGGGGACTTATGAGGGGAGATATCTCTAATTATAAAGTTGGAGATGATGTTATTGTATTTATAACAGCTATTAAATCAAGGGAAAGAAAAATTGATTTGGCTCCAGCATATGTTAAAAATTACAATATTGTAAAACAGACAAAAAGCATTCCAAGAACCATTATTTCTGATCTGGAAGAAAAAATGGGCAAATTGGTTCGTGTTGACGGTGAAGTTCTACAGGTTCAGCAAACTTCAGGACCGACTATTTTTACAATTACTGATGAATCAAATATTACATGGGTAGCTGCTTTTGATGAAGCTGGAGTTAGAGCATATCCAGATATTGATGTTGGGGATGCTGTGGAAGTTTTAGGTGAAGTTAATCAGCATGGAGGCAAGCCTCAAATTGAATCTCAGTCTATTTCCAAATTGGAAGGTGAGAAAAAAGCCAAACTTCATGATTTAATTGAAGATGCATTAAATAAAAGGGCAGAACCTGATGATGTTGATTTCCTGGTTAAAAGTGATGTTTTAAACAGATTGAAACCTAAAATGAGGGAAGCAGCTCAAAAAATTAGGAGAGCTATTTTAGATGGCAGATCTATTTTATTAAGACATCATAACGATGCAGACGGTATCTGTTCAGGAGTAGCTATGGAAAAAGCTATTGTTCCTCTTGTCGAACAGGTAAATCCAAGTAATGATGCTCAGTATTATTATTTCAAAAGATCTCCAAGTAAAGCTCCATTTTATGAATTGGAAGATGTAGTTAAGGATTTGTCCTTTGCTCTTGAAGACAAGGAAAGACACGGTCAAAAATTGCCGTTAATTGTTTTGCTGGATAATGGTTCTACAGAAGAGGACATTGTAGCTTTGATGCAGGCTAAAATTTATGATGTGGAAGTTGTAGTAATAGACCATCACTCTCCTGGAGATTTAATTACTAAAGAGGAAAAAGACGGGGAAATTGTTGGCGGAACTGTTGCTGTTGATGAATATGTTGACACTCATGTAAACCCTTATCTGGTTGGAGGAGATTCTCAGCTAACTGCAGGAGCACTGGCTACTGAAGTGGCACATATTATAAATCCTGAAATTAAAGATTTAATCAAACATCTTCCGGCTATTGCAGCTTTGGGAGATCATGCTGAATGTGGTGAAGTTTACCAATACCTTGAATTGGCAGCAGAAAAAGGATTTACTAAAGAACATTTAGCTAAAATAGCCGAATGTGTTGACTTTGAAGCTTATTTCCTTAGGTTCATGAATGGTAGGGGAATTATGGACACTATTTTAGCTGTTGACAATATTGATAAGCATGAAAAGATGATTGATTCTTTATACAAGGAATATTTAAAACGTGTTGACACTCAGCTTAAAGCAGCTATTCCTAATATTGAAAAAACTCATTTTGAGAATGGCATTTACTTCAATATGATTGATGTTGAAAAATATGCTCATAAATTTACATTCCCTGCTCCTGGAAAAACCTGTGGTTTTGTTCATGATAGTGTAGTTCAGGCATTAGGTGAGGATAAACCAATTATAACTTTAGGACATGGTCCTGATTTTGGTGTAATAAGAGCTACTGATGCTGTTAATGAAAGATTTGGATTTAGCGTCAATAATATTGTTCCTAAACTGGCTGAAATGATACCTTCAGCAGGTATTGACGGCGGAGGCCATGAATGTGCCGGATCTATAAAATACATTGAAGGTTTAGGGGAAGAAGTTTTAAGTGAATTTGTTAATGAAATAAGAAATATGAGTGAACTTTAA
- a CDS encoding desulfoferrodoxin family protein: MVEYGKIFKCEDCGSIVEVLVDAHEEKVCCDSSKNIIEPQTEGDKAPKHVPVISVDGNEVTVAVGEVQHPMDDDHFIQFVELIVGDERYIKHFKPGDVPKATFTVDADLLAANEAIAREFCNLHGLWASQ, from the coding sequence ATGGTAGAATATGGAAAAATATTCAAATGTGAAGACTGCGGAAGCATAGTTGAAGTTTTAGTAGATGCACACGAAGAAAAAGTTTGCTGTGACTCTTCTAAAAATATAATCGAACCTCAAACTGAAGGAGATAAAGCTCCTAAACATGTTCCGGTTATATCAGTTGATGGGAACGAAGTTACAGTTGCTGTTGGTGAAGTTCAACATCCGATGGACGATGACCATTTCATCCAATTTGTTGAATTAATCGTTGGTGATGAAAGATATATCAAACATTTCAAACCAGGCGATGTTCCAAAAGCTACATTTACTGTTGATGCAGATTTACTTGCTGCAAACGAAGCAATTGCAAGGGAATTCTGTAACTTACACGGCCTTTGGGCCAGCCAATAA
- the nifU gene encoding Fe-S cluster assembly scaffold protein NifU → MYSEKVMDHFANPRNSGEMENPDGVGTVGNPTCGDLMTIYIKVKDDVITDISFQTFGCGAAIATSSMITEIAIGKTLEEALKISRNDVAEELDGLPPVKMHCSNLAADALKAAIDNYYEKSN, encoded by the coding sequence ATGTACAGTGAAAAAGTTATGGATCATTTTGCAAATCCAAGAAATTCAGGAGAAATGGAAAATCCTGACGGAGTAGGAACAGTAGGAAACCCAACCTGCGGGGATTTGATGACTATCTATATTAAAGTTAAGGATGATGTTATCACTGATATTTCATTCCAAACCTTCGGTTGCGGAGCAGCTATTGCTACAAGCAGTATGATTACTGAAATAGCTATTGGCAAAACATTGGAAGAAGCATTAAAAATTAGCCGTAATGATGTTGCAGAAGAATTGGACGGTCTTCCACCAGTTAAAATGCACTGTTCCAATTTGGCTGCAGATGCACTTAAGGCAGCTATTGATAACTATTATGAAAAGTCTAATTAA
- a CDS encoding cysteine desulfurase family protein has protein sequence MYLDNSATTAVSEEVLNEMEPYFREAYGNPSTLYSVGREAKKGLDKARQRVADAINADPKEIIFTSGGSESDNLAIKGIALKLKGKGNHIITSEIEHPAVKETLHFLETLDFKVTYLPVYENGIVKVEDVKDAITPETILITIMHGNNEIGTLQPIAEIGKLARERKILFHTDAVQTFGKVKVDVEELNVDLLSLSSHKVHGPKGVGALYIKKGVRITPLIHGGGQERGIRSGTENVPGIVGFGKACEIANNNLEENYARLVKTRDEIIEKVLDAVPESYLNGDRNERLPNVINFRFSSIEGESLILLLDAKGYQASTGSACSSKTLEASPVLKALNLDDVDVHGSLRISLGSQTHFDDVDGLVEAIKESVATLRKMSPLWNSDEKYEEMMGQSK, from the coding sequence ATGTATTTGGATAATTCAGCAACTACTGCAGTTAGTGAGGAAGTACTAAACGAAATGGAGCCTTATTTCAGGGAAGCCTATGGAAATCCGTCTACTTTGTACTCTGTTGGCCGCGAAGCTAAAAAGGGTTTAGATAAAGCAAGACAAAGAGTGGCTGATGCAATTAATGCAGATCCTAAAGAAATAATATTCACTAGTGGAGGATCAGAATCTGATAATTTAGCTATTAAAGGTATTGCTTTAAAATTAAAAGGTAAAGGAAACCACATTATCACTTCTGAAATTGAACATCCTGCAGTTAAAGAAACACTCCATTTCCTTGAAACTTTAGATTTCAAAGTAACCTACCTGCCGGTTTATGAAAACGGTATTGTAAAAGTAGAGGATGTTAAAGATGCGATTACTCCAGAAACAATCTTAATTACCATTATGCATGGTAATAATGAAATTGGTACTCTTCAGCCAATTGCCGAGATTGGTAAACTAGCCAGAGAACGTAAAATTCTTTTCCACACTGATGCAGTCCAGACATTCGGTAAAGTTAAAGTGGATGTTGAAGAATTGAACGTTGATTTATTATCCTTATCATCTCATAAAGTCCATGGTCCAAAAGGTGTTGGAGCATTATATATTAAAAAAGGTGTTAGAATAACTCCTCTTATTCATGGTGGTGGCCAGGAAAGAGGAATCAGGTCAGGTACTGAAAATGTTCCAGGTATTGTTGGATTCGGTAAAGCATGTGAAATAGCTAATAATAATCTGGAAGAAAATTATGCAAGATTAGTTAAAACAAGAGATGAAATTATTGAAAAAGTATTGGATGCAGTTCCTGAATCTTATCTTAATGGTGATAGGAATGAAAGACTGCCTAATGTCATTAATTTCAGATTCTCATCTATTGAAGGTGAATCATTAATCCTCCTTTTAGATGCAAAAGGATATCAGGCATCAACAGGGTCAGCCTGTTCATCTAAAACTTTAGAAGCATCTCCTGTATTAAAAGCTCTTAATCTTGATGATGTTGATGTACATGGTTCCTTAAGAATATCTTTAGGTTCCCAAACTCACTTCGATGATGTTGACGGTTTAGTAGAAGCAATTAAAGAGTCAGTAGCTACTTTAAGGAAAATGTCTCCTTTATGGAATTCTGATGAAAAATATGAAGAAATGATGGGTCAAAGTAAATAA
- a CDS encoding O-acetylhomoserine aminocarboxypropyltransferase/cysteine synthase family protein: MVEKRQYKSSTLGVRAGQEPDPVTGACAVPIYQTSSYVFKDAAEAARRFGLQEFGQIYSRLTNPTTEVFEKRIAAIEGGNSGLGTSSGLAAITYAILNITSPGDEIVSADNLYGGTYQLFDYTFKDLARNVKFVDSSDLQAFEDAITDKTKAIYCESIGNPKLDVPDFEALAEIAHSHDIPLIVDNTIGVGLVRPLEHGADVIAASATKYVGGHGTSIGGYIVDSGKFNWGNGKFPQFTEPDPSYHGLVFWDAFGDVPELGNIAFTLRARARLLRDLGSTQAPTNSFLFLQGLESLDVRVKRHSENALKVAKFLESHPKVKWVSYPGLESHPSHETAKKYLNGYYAGILGVGIEGGEEAGKEFINNLELFSLLANIGDAKSLAIHPASTTHQQLSEEEQLATGVTPDFVRLSIGLEDADDLIDDLSRALDKI, from the coding sequence ATGGTAGAAAAAAGACAATACAAATCATCCACATTAGGTGTACGTGCAGGTCAAGAACCGGATCCGGTTACTGGAGCATGTGCTGTACCGATTTATCAAACAAGCTCATATGTATTTAAGGACGCTGCAGAAGCAGCAAGGAGGTTCGGATTACAGGAATTTGGTCAAATTTATTCCAGATTAACTAATCCAACAACTGAAGTATTTGAAAAGAGAATAGCTGCTATTGAAGGAGGTAATTCTGGATTAGGTACTTCAAGCGGTCTTGCAGCAATTACTTATGCAATTTTAAACATTACATCTCCAGGTGATGAAATCGTATCTGCAGATAATCTTTACGGCGGAACTTACCAGCTGTTTGATTACACCTTTAAAGATTTGGCAAGAAATGTTAAATTTGTGGATTCAAGTGATTTGCAGGCATTTGAAGATGCAATTACTGATAAAACCAAAGCAATTTACTGTGAATCTATAGGCAATCCGAAACTGGATGTGCCTGATTTTGAAGCTTTAGCTGAAATTGCTCACAGTCATGACATTCCGTTAATTGTAGATAATACAATTGGTGTAGGTTTGGTAAGACCTTTGGAACATGGTGCTGATGTTATTGCAGCATCTGCAACCAAATATGTTGGAGGTCATGGAACTTCCATTGGAGGATACATTGTAGATTCAGGTAAATTCAATTGGGGTAATGGTAAATTCCCGCAATTTACAGAACCTGATCCAAGTTATCACGGATTGGTATTCTGGGATGCATTTGGTGATGTTCCGGAACTTGGAAATATAGCTTTTACCTTAAGGGCCAGAGCAAGATTATTACGTGATTTGGGGTCAACTCAGGCACCAACTAACAGTTTCCTGTTTTTACAGGGACTTGAAAGTTTGGATGTAAGAGTAAAAAGACATTCTGAAAATGCTTTAAAAGTAGCTAAATTCTTGGAATCACATCCTAAAGTTAAATGGGTAAGTTATCCTGGTTTGGAATCTCACCCTTCACATGAAACTGCTAAAAAATACTTAAACGGTTATTATGCAGGTATTTTAGGTGTAGGTATTGAAGGCGGTGAGGAAGCAGGTAAGGAATTCATCAATAACTTGGAATTATTCTCTCTTCTTGCAAATATTGGTGATGCAAAAAGTTTAGCAATACATCCTGCAAGTACTACTCATCAGCAACTTTCAGAAGAAGAACAATTGGCTACTGGTGTTACACCGGACTTTGTAAGGTTATCTATTGGTCTTGAAGATGCAGATGACTTGATTGATGATCTTTCACGTGCTTTAGATAAAATTTAA